A single genomic interval of Coffea eugenioides isolate CCC68of unplaced genomic scaffold, Ceug_1.0 ScVebR1_2405;HRSCAF=3428, whole genome shotgun sequence harbors:
- the LOC113756601 gene encoding ATP-dependent DNA helicase PIF1-like, with protein sequence MKKVNTNTPAAFFIDGPGGTGKSFLYKALLATIRSKEDIALATATSGAAASILSGGRTAHSRFKIPLHHEASSTCNLSKQSAMSQLIKSAKLIIWDETAMAKKYAIESLDRFLRDLLSCDHIFGGKIIVFGGDFRQTLPVVRKGQKEDYISASLINSYVWPQLQKIRLTENMRASLDPSFSNLLLNIGDGTQPTIADDKIQLPSPMIIPFINDEVSLNSLINIVYPSLSNFLPCNSAMINRVILSTTNDIVHEVNQILIQKFPGEEIKYISFDQTIDPIKQADHGDFLNIVHPPGLPPHELILKQNCPVILLRNLNPAQGLCNGTRLICLNFNKNVIHAQISVGIHSGKQVFIPRIPLHSSNDESYPIPFKRTQFPISLCFAMTINKTQGQTLDFVELYLKEPVFSHGQLYVALSRAKTADNVKILLRPVASDSLSHNSTRNVVYQEILAAAIHD encoded by the coding sequence atgaaaaaagtTAATACAAACACTCCAGCTGCATTCTTCATTGACGGTCCTGGTGGTACAGGAAAATCTTTTCTCTATAAAGCACTCCTTGCAACAATTAGATCAAAAGAAGACATTGCATTAGCAACTGCAACATCAGGAGCAGCTGCATCAATACTTTCAGGAGGTCGTACTGCTCATTCACGCTTCAAAATCCCTCTCCATCATGAAGCTAGCAGCACATGTAATCTTTCTAAACAAAGTGCAATGTCTCAGTTAATCAAGAGTGCAAAGCTCATAATATGGGATGAAACAGCAATGGcaaaaaaatatgcaattgAGTCCCTTGACAGATTTCTTAGAGACTTGTTAAGTTGTGATCACATCTTTGGTGGTAAAATCATTGTTTTTGGTGGGGATTTTCGACAGACTCTTCCAGTAGTGAGGAAAGGGCAAAAGGAAGATTACATCTCTGCATCACTTATCAATTCATATGTCTGGCCACAACTTCAAAAGATACGGCTGACTGAGAACATGAGAGCATCTTTGGACCCATCATTTTCAAATCTTTTGCTAAACATTGGAGATGGAACACAGCCAACCATTGCAGATGATAAAATCCAGTTGCCTTCTCCTATGATCATTCCTTTTATTAATGATGAAGTATCATTAAACTCCCTCATCAACATTGTTTATCCATCACTGTCTAACTTTCTGCCCTGCAATTCTGCTATGATTAATAGAGTCATTCTCAGTACAACAAATGATATTGTCCACGAGGTCAACCAAATTTTGATCCAGAAATTCCCAGGAGAAGAAATCAAATACATCAGCTTCGATCAAACCATAGATCCAATCAAGCAAGCTGATCACGGTGACTTCTTAAATATTGTTCACCCTCCAGGATTACCCCCACATGAATTGATTTTGAAGCAAAATTGCCCAGTTATACTTCTAAGAAATCTCAATCCTGCACAAGGATTATGCAATGGAACACGTTTGATTTGTttaaatttcaacaaaaatgttATTCATGCACAAATTTCAGTTGGAATTCATTCTGGCAAACAAGTTTTCATTCCTCGCATTCCATTGCATAGCTCTAATGATGAATCATATCCAATCCCTTTCAAACGCACTCAATTTCCAATCTCTCTCTGTTTTGCTATGACAATTAACAAAACACAGGGACAAACACTTGATTTTGTAGAATTATATTTGAAAGAACCAGTATTTTCACATGGTCAATTGTATGTTGCACTATCAAGAGCCAAAACAGCTGATAATGTTAAAATTCTACTTAGACCTGTTGCATCTGATTCTTTATCCCATAATTCTACACGCAATGTAGTTTATCAGGAAATCCTGGCAGCTGCAATTCATGATTAA